The proteins below are encoded in one region of Rhizobacter sp.:
- a CDS encoding DUF2262 domain-containing protein has translation MRLVTSLQRSKAALAHWGVREYFLLAVLWLTLSTPLYLAGWGLLSVLSLPLLLLAIVVLTYGASALVKPLPQKKVQPKPGFPPSIEVPSLGFFPLSAYSDSLYERKVSWCGSEIGLNLSIEAVELVDSVRRVAVAITSEASKVNSEVTRFAVRELLSEVNEGRSAAGQSELTAEQFLQAISLQSITVHSDETYEFMYDDGELLGGHWIEVHGSLTQGPIDVDLPG, from the coding sequence ATGCGACTTGTCACCTCTCTGCAGAGATCAAAAGCCGCGCTTGCACACTGGGGCGTCCGCGAATACTTTCTTCTGGCTGTCCTCTGGCTAACTTTGTCCACGCCGCTCTACCTTGCAGGATGGGGGCTCCTTTCAGTCCTGAGCCTGCCACTTCTACTTCTCGCAATCGTCGTACTCACCTACGGCGCATCAGCTCTGGTGAAGCCCTTACCGCAAAAGAAGGTTCAGCCGAAGCCTGGCTTTCCACCTTCTATTGAAGTTCCATCACTCGGCTTCTTTCCGCTGTCGGCGTACTCCGATTCGCTCTACGAAAGAAAAGTCAGTTGGTGTGGCTCGGAAATTGGCCTCAACCTCTCCATCGAGGCAGTCGAGCTAGTTGACTCTGTTCGCCGCGTGGCAGTCGCTATCACTTCGGAGGCCTCTAAAGTGAACTCTGAAGTCACGCGGTTCGCAGTCAGAGAGCTACTTTCCGAAGTCAATGAAGGTCGTAGTGCCGCAGGACAATCCGAGCTAACGGCAGAACAATTCCTGCAAGCCATCTCGCTTCAGAGCATCACTGTCCATTCAGATGAAACCTATGAATTCATGTACGACGATGGTGAGCTTCTCGGAGGCCATTGGATTGAAGTTCACGGCAGCCTCACACAAGGCCCGATCGACGTCGATCTACCTGGCTAA
- a CDS encoding 2OG-Fe(II) oxygenase: protein MSAQAVTPELRQWIVDQAKAGRPPDEVLKSMMASGWQEDVALAALEDTLSGFLKEHAKANNLPEPVMVPEPDLLGAPASIVVDGHEVQILMTMRNPRVIVFGNLLTHDECDALIELAKPRLARSETVVTTTGGSEVNTARTSDGMFFGRGEHALCSRIETRIAKLLNWPVENGEGLQILHYRPGAEYKPHYDYFDPAQPGTPTILKRGGQRVGTVVTYLNTPEGGGGTTFPDVNVEVAPIKGNAVFFSYDRPHPMTRTLHGGAPVVAGEKWVATKWMREGRFE, encoded by the coding sequence ATGAGTGCACAAGCCGTGACCCCTGAGCTGCGCCAATGGATCGTCGACCAGGCCAAGGCGGGCCGTCCGCCCGATGAAGTCCTGAAATCGATGATGGCCAGCGGCTGGCAGGAAGACGTGGCGCTGGCCGCGCTGGAAGACACCCTGTCGGGTTTCCTGAAGGAGCACGCCAAGGCCAACAACCTGCCCGAGCCCGTGATGGTGCCCGAGCCCGACCTGCTGGGCGCGCCGGCCTCGATCGTCGTCGACGGCCACGAGGTGCAGATCCTCATGACGATGCGCAACCCGCGTGTCATCGTGTTCGGCAACCTGCTCACGCACGACGAGTGCGATGCACTCATCGAGCTCGCCAAGCCGCGGCTCGCACGTTCCGAGACGGTCGTCACCACCACCGGCGGCAGCGAGGTCAACACCGCGCGCACGAGCGACGGCATGTTCTTCGGCCGGGGCGAACATGCGCTGTGCTCGCGCATCGAGACGCGCATCGCCAAGCTGCTCAACTGGCCCGTCGAGAACGGCGAGGGCCTGCAGATCCTGCACTACCGCCCGGGCGCCGAATACAAGCCCCACTACGACTACTTCGACCCTGCACAACCTGGCACGCCCACCATCCTCAAGCGCGGCGGCCAGCGGGTGGGCACGGTCGTGACCTACCTCAACACGCCCGAGGGCGGTGGCGGCACGACCTTCCCCGACGTCAACGTCGAGGTCGCGCCGATCAAGGGCAACGCGGTCTTCTTCAGCTACGACCGCCCGCACCCGATGACGCGCACGCTGCACGGCGGCGCGCCGGTGGTGGCCGGCGAGAAATGGGTGGCCACCAAGTGGATGCGGGAAGGGCGCTTTGAGTGA
- a CDS encoding NAD(P)H-binding protein: protein MSTSPPPLRRALVAGATGLVGRELLPMLLASQRHAHVQVLVRRPTADLPSDPRLAVQVVDFQALPSLPPVDDAFIALGTTIKVAGSQAAFRAVDFDAVVNTAIAARQAGATRLGVVSALGANASSGVFYNRVKGEMQEAVSALGFDSVVFVQPSLLVGDRTKLGQPVRRGEVWGARLLGWLPRSVRPIAARQVAQALLREVGRGQPGVRVLRSGQLY from the coding sequence ATGAGCACCTCGCCTCCTCCCCTTCGCCGCGCCCTCGTCGCCGGCGCCACCGGCCTCGTCGGGCGCGAGCTGCTGCCGATGCTGCTGGCCTCGCAGCGCCATGCGCACGTGCAGGTGCTGGTACGCCGGCCCACGGCCGATCTGCCGTCCGATCCGCGCCTGGCGGTGCAGGTGGTCGACTTCCAGGCGCTGCCTTCGCTGCCGCCGGTCGACGACGCGTTCATCGCGCTCGGCACCACCATCAAGGTGGCCGGGTCGCAGGCGGCCTTTCGGGCGGTCGACTTCGATGCGGTGGTCAACACCGCCATCGCGGCGCGCCAGGCCGGGGCCACGCGGCTGGGGGTCGTCTCGGCCCTGGGTGCGAACGCATCGTCGGGCGTGTTCTACAACCGCGTGAAGGGCGAGATGCAGGAAGCGGTGAGCGCACTCGGCTTCGACAGCGTGGTGTTCGTGCAACCGTCACTGCTGGTGGGTGACCGCACGAAGCTCGGCCAGCCGGTGCGCCGTGGCGAGGTCTGGGGCGCACGGCTTCTCGGCTGGCTGCCGCGCAGCGTGCGGCCGATCGCCGCACGGCAGGTCGCGCAAGCGCTCCTGCGCGAGGTCGGCCGCGGCCAGCCCGGCGTGCGGGTGCTGCGCTCGGGGCAGCTGTACTGA
- a CDS encoding signal peptidase, which produces MNKIIAALVAATFSLGAFAQAASAPAADGKPAAAKAEKKAKAKKAKAAKASKKAASAA; this is translated from the coding sequence GTGAACAAGATCATCGCTGCCCTGGTTGCCGCCACCTTCTCGCTCGGCGCTTTCGCCCAAGCCGCTTCGGCTCCCGCTGCCGACGGCAAGCCGGCTGCCGCCAAGGCTGAGAAGAAGGCCAAGGCCAAGAAGGCCAAGGCCGCCAAGGCTTCGAAGAAGGCTGCTTCGGCTGCCTGA
- a CDS encoding CoA transferase yields MSDAARVDVLPLAGIRVVDLTRLLPGPLATKHLLELGAEVLKVEGPAEQGQDDGARHLGRTEGERVRGEPARMFRHLNAGKSLHSLDLRTPEGLAGLHALLQGADVLVEGFRPGVMDRLGLGWSALHARYPRLVMCAISGYGQHSAWAHRAGHDLNYVAMSGVLEQLATHEGEVITPNFQIGDLMGGTQAAVQGILAALLAAQRTGQGRFVDISMTHEVLRHHVLAGMAVQRTGRAPLQGRDLLSGGAPCYGVYPTADARHLAVGALELPFWQRLCHTLGQPGWAQQHWSLGQAVGSEEAMALRAELVQHFKREPLAHWVALFEGVDCCVTPVLRLDEALAHPLNAAYAQLFS; encoded by the coding sequence TTGAGTGACGCGGCGCGCGTGGATGTGCTGCCGCTGGCGGGCATCCGCGTCGTCGACCTGACGCGCCTGCTGCCCGGGCCGCTGGCCACGAAGCACCTGCTCGAGCTGGGGGCCGAAGTCCTCAAGGTCGAAGGGCCCGCCGAACAAGGGCAGGACGACGGCGCGCGCCACCTCGGCCGCACCGAGGGCGAGCGCGTGCGGGGTGAGCCGGCGCGCATGTTTCGCCACCTCAACGCCGGCAAGTCGCTGCACAGCCTCGACCTGCGCACGCCCGAAGGCCTGGCCGGCCTGCATGCGCTGCTGCAAGGCGCCGACGTGCTGGTCGAAGGCTTCCGCCCCGGCGTGATGGACCGCCTGGGCCTCGGCTGGAGCGCGCTCCACGCGCGTTACCCACGGCTCGTGATGTGCGCCATCAGCGGCTACGGTCAGCACAGCGCCTGGGCGCATCGTGCCGGCCACGACCTCAACTACGTCGCAATGTCGGGCGTGCTGGAGCAGCTCGCCACGCACGAGGGCGAGGTCATCACGCCCAACTTCCAGATCGGCGACCTGATGGGCGGCACGCAGGCCGCGGTGCAGGGCATCCTCGCCGCGCTGCTGGCCGCGCAGCGCACGGGCCAGGGCCGCTTTGTTGACATCTCGATGACGCACGAGGTGCTGCGCCACCACGTGCTCGCCGGCATGGCGGTGCAACGCACCGGCCGCGCGCCCTTGCAGGGCCGCGACCTGCTCTCGGGCGGCGCGCCGTGCTACGGCGTCTACCCGACTGCCGATGCGCGCCATCTCGCGGTCGGGGCGCTCGAGCTGCCCTTCTGGCAGCGCCTGTGCCACACCCTCGGCCAGCCCGGATGGGCGCAACAGCACTGGTCGCTCGGGCAGGCGGTGGGGAGCGAAGAGGCCATGGCCTTGCGCGCCGAGCTGGTGCAGCACTTCAAGCGCGAGCCGCTTGCGCACTGGGTTGCGCTCTTCGAGGGCGTCGACTGCTGCGTGACCCCGGTGCTGCGGCTGGACGAGGCGCTGGCGCACCCGCTCAATGCGGCCTACGCGCAACTATTTTCCTGA
- a CDS encoding HNH endonuclease has product MTVNTFDRKHAEGFYTSGDIAALYGLQDGKCYFCDAQLGKLGEKSPFHIDHLSPISKGGTNWPGNLSLSCPDCNKRKYNQDTAKLWKKLRAEKGDSWYQEKIARNRSHTARKSQLTKERKVERQESLALIAEKLEEALTAEIREGAYASPSEFKVSVDQLGVYLSIWFNNSHIEFPAPTQAEIQTWVKQDYVALAACLVITEALSGYLKVGSKKIQVSL; this is encoded by the coding sequence ATGACTGTCAATACATTCGATCGGAAGCATGCAGAAGGCTTCTACACCTCAGGCGACATTGCAGCCTTGTATGGCTTGCAAGACGGCAAGTGCTACTTCTGTGATGCGCAGCTTGGAAAGCTTGGCGAGAAATCCCCCTTTCATATCGATCACCTCTCGCCTATCTCGAAAGGCGGGACCAACTGGCCTGGCAATCTTTCCCTCAGTTGCCCCGACTGCAACAAGAGAAAGTACAACCAAGACACCGCCAAGCTGTGGAAGAAGCTGCGCGCGGAGAAAGGCGATTCTTGGTATCAAGAGAAGATCGCCAGAAACCGAAGCCATACCGCGAGGAAGAGTCAACTCACCAAAGAACGCAAGGTTGAGCGGCAGGAGTCTCTCGCACTCATCGCAGAGAAGCTCGAAGAAGCGCTAACTGCCGAAATTAGAGAAGGCGCCTACGCATCACCGTCGGAGTTCAAAGTTTCTGTTGATCAATTGGGGGTCTATCTCAGTATCTGGTTCAACAACAGCCACATCGAGTTTCCGGCACCTACGCAAGCGGAGATCCAGACGTGGGTCAAACAAGACTACGTGGCACTGGCAGCGTGCCTAGTCATCACAGAAGCCCTATCTGGCTACTTGAAGGTTGGCAGCAAGAAAATTCAGGTTTCGCTATGA
- a CDS encoding signal peptide prediction, translating into MRWLRVAKVLWALPCSLGGLLLATVPLVLGGSAKVRAGALEVTYRKRLASCGKLALALPFRGIVFGHVILAVTQEELTHIGPHERVHVEQYERWGPVFFLAYPASSLWQLLQGRDPYWYNHFEVQARLRSTEVHRQSGGV; encoded by the coding sequence ATGCGATGGCTCAGAGTCGCAAAGGTTCTTTGGGCGCTCCCCTGCTCGCTGGGCGGCTTGCTTCTGGCCACAGTGCCATTGGTGCTCGGCGGCAGCGCGAAGGTCCGTGCCGGAGCGCTGGAAGTCACCTATCGCAAGCGTCTAGCCAGTTGCGGCAAGCTTGCACTTGCGTTGCCATTCAGGGGCATCGTCTTCGGCCATGTCATCCTGGCAGTCACTCAAGAAGAACTCACACACATTGGTCCCCATGAGCGAGTCCATGTCGAGCAATACGAGCGCTGGGGCCCAGTCTTCTTCCTCGCATATCCAGCATCCAGCCTTTGGCAGCTACTGCAAGGCCGCGATCCATACTGGTACAACCACTTTGAGGTTCAGGCCCGCTTGCGAAGCACCGAAGTCCATCGGCAGAGCGGCGGCGTCTAA
- a CDS encoding integron integrase: protein MSITPSDSLPPLHSARLLDQLRERIRYLHYSIRTEGAYVHWVSMYVRFHGMRHPAEMAGPEVESFLSWLANERKVAAATHKQALSSLLFLYQKVLGQDLPWMTEIGRPKDRVRLPVVLTHDEVSRVLAQLPPAHQLMGRLLYGTGMRIMEGVRLRVKDVDFARRAIVVREGKGAKDRVVMLPASLIPALRAQLDLARQHWQRDRDAGRGGVHMPHALARKYPRAASSWTWFWVFPQDRLSDDPRTGLERRHHVLEQGFQRAFKKALVSAGIVKPATPHTLRHSFATHLLQSGYDIRTVQELLGHADVSTTMIYTHVLKVGGGGVRSPLDALAGLDVMGAKQHEARTAPLHAGDDMKYDRAADPDDLGPDDLPPRVCMPTAQYLVPARHLSAVG from the coding sequence ATGTCGATCACCCCATCAGATTCCCTCCCCCCACTGCACTCCGCCCGCCTGCTCGACCAGCTGCGCGAGCGCATCCGCTACCTGCACTACAGCATCCGCACCGAAGGCGCTTATGTGCACTGGGTCAGCATGTATGTGCGCTTCCACGGCATGCGCCACCCGGCCGAGATGGCGGGGCCGGAGGTCGAGAGTTTTCTCTCGTGGCTGGCCAATGAGCGCAAGGTCGCGGCCGCCACGCACAAGCAGGCCTTGTCATCCTTGCTCTTTCTCTACCAGAAGGTCCTCGGCCAAGACCTGCCGTGGATGACCGAGATCGGCCGCCCGAAAGACCGGGTGCGGCTGCCGGTGGTGCTCACGCATGACGAGGTCTCGCGGGTGCTCGCGCAGCTGCCGCCCGCGCACCAGCTCATGGGCCGCCTGCTCTACGGCACCGGTATGCGCATCATGGAAGGTGTGCGCCTGCGGGTGAAAGACGTCGACTTCGCCCGTCGCGCCATCGTCGTGCGCGAAGGCAAGGGCGCCAAAGACCGCGTGGTGATGCTGCCGGCCTCGCTGATCCCGGCCTTGCGCGCGCAGCTCGACCTCGCGCGCCAGCACTGGCAACGCGACCGTGACGCCGGCCGTGGCGGGGTGCACATGCCGCACGCTCTCGCGCGCAAGTACCCGCGTGCCGCCTCGTCGTGGACGTGGTTCTGGGTCTTTCCGCAAGACAGGCTGTCGGACGACCCGCGCACCGGCCTCGAGCGCCGGCACCACGTGCTGGAGCAGGGCTTCCAGCGCGCCTTCAAGAAAGCCTTGGTGTCGGCTGGCATCGTCAAGCCGGCCACGCCGCACACCTTGCGCCATTCCTTCGCCACGCACCTGCTGCAAAGCGGCTACGACATCCGTACCGTGCAAGAACTGCTCGGCCACGCCGACGTGAGCACGACCATGATCTACACCCATGTGCTGAAGGTGGGCGGTGGCGGGGTGCGCAGCCCGCTCGACGCGCTGGCCGGGCTCGATGTGATGGGCGCGAAGCAACACGAAGCCCGCACCGCGCCACTGCACGCAGGCGACGACATGAAGTACGACAGGGCGGCCGATCCCGACGACCTGGGCCCCGACGACCTGCCGCCGCGTGTCTGCATGCCGACGGCGCAATACCTCGTGCCGGCACGGCATCTTTCGGCCGTGGGATGA
- a CDS encoding error-prone DNA polymerase, with amino-acid sequence MSSSPSASRIGLPGYAELHCLSNFSFLRGASHPEQLIERAIALGYSALALTDECSLAGVVRAHHAAKAHGDFHLVIGSEMRLHLPQSGAPHAHLVLLAQTMRGYANLSRWITAARNRAEKGHYLAHPGDLEGKIPTAAELAGLPGCLGLLVPHASQPFQEILAHAHWLKTWLQDRAAIALELHNRQGDATLVSTVQRVAEHTGLPIVAAGGVLMHVRSRKPLQDVLTATRLNRPLAQCGHELAPNAETHMRRRMRLARLYREEWMARSVEWAKKCSFKLSELKYTYPQELVPPGETAISHLRKLTLAGARRRYPRGLSDKNLDQIEQELALIEKKKYEPYFLTVADIVLWAREQGILCQGRGSAANSLVCFCLGVTEVNPERGAQLLFGRFISDERNEPPDIDIDFEHQRREEVIQHIYAKYGRHRAALTAVVIRYRPRSALRDVGRALGIDLQRIEAVSKSVQWFDMSVEDERLRACGFDPQSPLIRLWLELTHQLIGTPRHLSQHPGGFVIASDEVSKLVPVENAAMPNRSVIQWEKDDLESLGLMKVDILALGMLSALRRSLEFLARKLGRPVEMHQFPDGETDPTWDMICAADTVGVFQIESRAQMSMLPRLRPRVYYDLVVEVAIVRPGPIQGGMVHPYLKNRRLPDDQIEYPGKLKIALGRTKGVPIFQEQVMQIAILAADFTEGEADRLRRAMAAWKRSGDIAKFHDDLVNRMAKNGYDRDFAERIFKQIEGFGEYGFPESHAAGFALLAYASSWLKCHHPDAFLAGLLNSQPMGFYAPAQLVRDARAHGVEVREVDVNISTWEASLEGLPLFLDGHLDPARAHGATSFSAPLQPVRLGLNMVSGLSVDAAERIFTARANAPFVNVEDLARRAALNAHELKALAQANALKPLAGHRHQAAWVVAGIDTRPTALLRATRVHEAPAVLAPPAEFDDMRADYQSLGLTLGRHPLAMLREQLRAFKVETAATLRTYPSGRLARASGIVTHRQRPPTANGTMFITLEDETGAINVIAWPKVVETQRQPLLASRLMTVYGQWQREGDDRFAVMHLVAAKVIDHTHLLAGLESRSRDFK; translated from the coding sequence ATGTCGTCCTCGCCATCCGCTTCCCGCATCGGCCTGCCCGGCTATGCCGAGCTGCACTGCCTCAGCAACTTCAGCTTCCTGAGAGGGGCGTCGCACCCCGAGCAGCTGATCGAGCGCGCGATCGCCCTGGGCTACAGCGCACTCGCCCTCACCGACGAATGCTCCCTCGCCGGGGTGGTGCGCGCCCACCATGCGGCGAAGGCGCATGGTGATTTCCACCTCGTCATCGGCAGCGAGATGCGCCTGCACCTGCCGCAATCAGGCGCGCCGCACGCCCACCTGGTGCTGCTCGCGCAGACGATGCGCGGCTACGCCAATCTCTCGCGCTGGATCACCGCGGCACGCAATCGCGCCGAGAAAGGCCACTACCTCGCGCACCCCGGTGACCTGGAAGGCAAGATTCCCACCGCGGCCGAATTGGCGGGCTTGCCCGGGTGTCTGGGCCTGCTGGTGCCGCACGCGAGCCAGCCGTTCCAGGAGATCCTGGCCCACGCGCATTGGCTCAAGACCTGGCTGCAAGACCGCGCCGCCATCGCGCTCGAGCTGCACAACCGGCAGGGTGACGCCACGCTGGTGTCGACCGTGCAACGTGTCGCCGAGCACACCGGCCTGCCCATCGTGGCGGCGGGCGGCGTGCTGATGCATGTGCGTTCGCGCAAGCCCTTGCAGGATGTGCTCACCGCCACCCGGCTGAACCGCCCTCTGGCGCAATGCGGCCACGAGCTGGCGCCCAATGCCGAGACGCACATGCGGCGGCGCATGCGGCTGGCGCGCCTGTACCGCGAGGAGTGGATGGCCCGCAGCGTCGAATGGGCGAAGAAGTGCAGCTTCAAGCTCAGCGAGCTCAAGTACACCTACCCCCAGGAGCTGGTGCCACCCGGAGAAACGGCCATCAGCCACCTGCGCAAGCTCACCCTGGCAGGTGCGCGGCGACGGTATCCACGCGGCTTGTCTGACAAAAACCTCGACCAGATCGAGCAGGAGCTCGCCCTCATCGAGAAGAAGAAGTACGAGCCCTACTTCCTCACGGTGGCCGACATCGTCTTGTGGGCGCGTGAGCAGGGCATTCTGTGCCAGGGGCGTGGCAGCGCGGCCAATTCACTGGTCTGCTTCTGCCTGGGCGTGACCGAGGTGAACCCCGAGCGTGGCGCCCAGCTGCTCTTCGGCCGGTTCATCAGCGACGAGCGCAACGAGCCCCCCGACATCGACATCGACTTCGAGCACCAGCGCCGCGAAGAAGTCATCCAGCACATCTACGCCAAATACGGCCGCCATCGCGCCGCGCTCACCGCGGTCGTCATCCGCTACCGCCCGCGCTCGGCCTTGCGCGACGTGGGCCGTGCCCTCGGCATCGACCTGCAGCGCATCGAGGCCGTCTCCAAGAGCGTGCAGTGGTTCGACATGAGCGTCGAAGACGAGCGCTTGCGCGCGTGCGGCTTCGACCCGCAATCGCCGCTCATTCGCCTCTGGCTTGAGCTCACGCACCAGCTCATCGGCACGCCGCGTCATCTGAGCCAGCACCCGGGTGGCTTCGTCATTGCGTCCGACGAGGTGTCGAAGCTGGTGCCGGTCGAAAACGCAGCGATGCCCAACCGAAGCGTCATCCAGTGGGAAAAAGACGACCTCGAATCGCTGGGCCTGATGAAGGTCGACATCCTCGCGCTCGGCATGCTGAGCGCGCTCAGGCGCTCGCTCGAATTCCTGGCGCGCAAGCTGGGCCGGCCTGTCGAGATGCACCAGTTCCCTGACGGCGAGACCGACCCCACGTGGGACATGATCTGCGCCGCCGACACCGTGGGCGTGTTCCAGATCGAGAGCCGTGCGCAGATGAGCATGCTGCCGCGGCTGCGGCCGCGTGTGTACTACGACCTGGTGGTCGAAGTGGCGATCGTGCGGCCGGGGCCCATCCAGGGCGGCATGGTGCACCCCTACCTGAAGAACCGCCGTCTTCCCGACGACCAGATCGAATACCCCGGCAAGCTCAAGATCGCTCTCGGCCGCACGAAAGGCGTGCCCATCTTCCAGGAGCAGGTGATGCAGATCGCCATCCTCGCGGCCGACTTCACCGAGGGCGAAGCCGACCGGCTGCGCCGCGCGATGGCCGCGTGGAAGCGCAGCGGCGACATCGCCAAATTCCATGACGATCTCGTCAACCGCATGGCGAAGAACGGCTACGACCGGGACTTCGCCGAGCGCATCTTCAAGCAGATCGAAGGCTTCGGCGAATACGGCTTCCCCGAGAGCCACGCCGCCGGCTTCGCGCTCCTCGCCTACGCCAGCAGCTGGCTCAAGTGCCACCACCCCGATGCCTTCCTCGCCGGCCTGCTCAACAGCCAGCCGATGGGCTTCTACGCGCCGGCGCAGCTGGTGCGAGACGCCCGTGCGCATGGCGTCGAGGTGCGCGAGGTCGACGTGAACATCAGCACCTGGGAGGCTTCGCTCGAAGGCCTGCCGCTTTTCCTGGACGGGCACCTCGACCCCGCAAGAGCGCACGGCGCCACATCGTTCAGCGCACCGCTGCAGCCGGTGCGCCTGGGGCTCAACATGGTGTCAGGCCTGTCCGTCGACGCGGCCGAGCGCATCTTTACCGCCCGCGCCAATGCGCCGTTCGTCAACGTCGAAGACCTCGCGCGCCGTGCCGCGCTCAATGCCCACGAGCTCAAGGCCCTGGCGCAGGCCAATGCCCTGAAGCCGCTCGCGGGCCACCGCCACCAGGCCGCATGGGTCGTGGCGGGCATCGACACGCGCCCCACGGCGCTGCTGCGCGCCACGCGCGTGCATGAAGCGCCGGCCGTGCTCGCACCACCGGCCGAGTTCGACGACATGCGCGCCGACTACCAGTCGCTCGGCCTCACGCTCGGCCGCCACCCGCTCGCGATGCTGCGCGAGCAGCTGCGCGCCTTCAAGGTCGAGACGGCCGCCACGCTGCGCACCTACCCGAGCGGCCGCCTGGCCCGCGCGAGCGGCATCGTCACCCACCGGCAGCGCCCGCCCACGGCCAACGGCACCATGTTCATCACGCTGGAAGACGAGACCGGCGCGATCAACGTCATCGCCTGGCCGAAGGTGGTCGAGACGCAGCGCCAGCCGCTGCTCGCCTCACGCCTGATGACGGTCTACGGCCAATGGCAGCGCGAGGGCGACGATCGTTTCGCGGTGATGCACCTGGTGGCCGCCAAGGTGATCGACCACACGCACTTGCTCGCCGGGCTCGAAAGCCGCAGCCGCGATTTCAAGTAG